The Cytobacillus oceanisediminis genomic interval AAATGGCGGAAGAAGATGAGGAAGTAAAGGATTTGTTCCGTCAAATTGGCCGATGCCTTGGCATTGGCATAAACAATATCATCAATACATTCAACCCCGAGCAAATCATTATAGGAAATCGCTTAGCCATTGCCAAAGAATTATTACTGGATTCGATTATGGAAGTTGTAGAGACCCATTCCTTAAGATTTAATCAGGAGAACTTAAACATTACATTTGCCGATTTATCGATCTACTCAACAGCACTTGGGGCTTCAGCTTATGCTACAGAAAACTTTCTGAACTCGGATCTGCAGGAAAATTTGAAAAAATAGGCAACTTGATCGGCCAATCAAACGCCTGACGACCTAAAGTACATTCCTTTATTCATTGTAATTTCTTTTAAAAAAACACCGGATAATTCATATTAGAATAATCCGGTGTCATACTTAATAGAGTATCACGAATGTTTTTATAGTGAAAAGGAGTAACCTTTCTCCTCACTCAAAGCTTTTCTATATACCTTAGAGGCTGCCATAGTGTCCAGAAACCCAACCCCGACAGATTTATAAAAGGTTATTTCACTTGATTTTTCACGTCCAGCTTTTTCCCCGCATACTATTTCACCAATTTCACCATAAATGAGATCCGTATTCCATTCTCCTTTCTTATGGGGAACAAGGAGATCTCCAGCCTCGTGCATAGCTCCTTCCATTGTATCAACCACCACTTTATTGCTCCTGATAAGTGTTTGAGCATCAACCTCTTGCATATGTGCCTGATAAGAACCAATGGCATTAATATGAGTTCCTTCCCTCAGTACAGATCCATCAAATATGGGTGTTGAACTCTTCGTGCTGCAGATGACAATATCTGATTGGGCAGCAGCAGCATTGGCATCCGCTTGAATTGAAATGGTCCCCCTCCAATCTGGATACAAAGAATGGATTTCATTTTTGAATACTTCCGCTCGTTCTATTGTGCGATTATATAAAATGATATGTTCTAATTCCATCACAGACATGACAGCTTGAATTTGGCCGGCAGCTTGAGCTCCGCAGCCTAAGACAGAACAGACTTTTGAATTCTTCCGAGCTAAATATTTCGTTGCCACACCGCTTGAAGCACCTGTTCTTAAGACCGTTAAGTAGCTGGCATCCATTAATGCAACATGCTCGCCAGTACGCGCATCGGTCAGCAGAATCACTCCCTGCAGAACTGGTTTGCCCCCGCCGGAATTGCGGGGAAAAATGCTTACAGCTTTAACTGCTGTATAATTTTCTGGTTCAATATAGGAAGGCATATATAAAGTTTCCGCTTCGTATTTAGAATGCGGAATCGACATTCTTACGGGTGTCAGCGTTTTATTCCTGTGGCCATAACTAAATGCTTTTTCAACATCCTGAATACACTCTTCCATTGAGTACAATTCTTTTATCGTTTCTTTATTAATCACTAACATAGTAACTCACTCCAATATGAACTTGTCGTATATTCGATAATAAAAGCAAATGTTTTCTCGCTGCAGCACAGTTTTTTGGCTTCCTTCTACATATTGACAGTTTTATTTTGATTTACATGTGTCTTCTTTGAAGAAAACCTGTCCAGTCTAAACGGAGTTAAATCAATATCTGACTTGCCCTTTGTAATGAGGTCACTCATAACACTGCCTGTTGATAGTGCCATGGAAATTCCACTCATCGCATGGCCGGACGCGATAAATAGATTATTCAGTGAAGGCACTTTCCCTAATATGGGCAAACCATCGGGAGTCATAGGCCGCATTCCGCACCATGCCTGCTCATCTCCGCGAACTGATGTACGTAAATATTGAGCCGCAGAACTCTTTAAACTATCAATTCGCCGCTGATCCAGATTAGTATTAAGGCCAGACAGTTCCATTGTTCCTCCGATTCTTACTGAATCATGAAACGGGCTTATCGTCACCCTTGAATCTCCTAAGTAAAGCGGCTGCTGAAACTGAATGGAAGGTTTAGAAATGGTGATGCTGTAGCCTTTCCCTGCAGTCATGGGGATGTGCAATCCAGCTTGTCTTAAAACCCGTCCTGCCCAGGCTCCTGCAGTGACAAGAAAGTGATCCCCTTCAATGGTTTTCTCTCGGATTTTAACCCCACTGATCTTGTCCCCTTCTTGGATAAATCCCATTGCTTCCGTATGGGAAAGTACCTCAGCCCCATTTGAGATAAGCCAGTCTTTTAGAGCTTTTGTAAGCGTTTCAGGGCGAACATGCCGTTCAGAAGGGAGATAAATGCCTCCAGCCACTGCATCAGAAAGGGCCGGTTCCATTTCCAGTACTTCTTTTTTAGATTTTGCAGCAGGCGCAGGCAAACCAAAGCTCTCAACAATACTATAGTTATCTAGCTTTTCATCAATATAACTTTTGTCTAAGAATACAAAAAGCAGCCCTTTTCGATGCATTTCAAATTCAAGACTGCCATCTTGCTCCAGTTCATCGAACAATCTCAAGGTATTTCTGCTCAATTCCAAACCTGCGGTATACCCCTTTTGGTAGGCATCTTCACTGCAATACTTCCAAAATTGGATTAGCCAGGGGGACAATGAGGGGAAAATGGATGGCTTAATATATAGAGGACTATCCCGCTTTAACATCCACTTTAGACTTGACTTAATTAGACCCGGAGCAGGAACCGGATCGGATAAACTGGGGCACACCCATCCCATATTTCCGCTCGAACATTCCGCTCCGGGTTCACCCTTGTTAATTAATACTACATCCATTCCCTTTTTCCTAAGGAAAAAAGCGCTTGCTAAGCCAATGATTCCTCCGCCAATAACGATAGCTTTCGTCATTCCCTTCCCCTCCATTAATAGTAATTCTTCAATATAGGATAATACTATAATTGTACAGATAGAATTTTCTGAATAAAATGTACAATATATATAATAAAAAGGGGTTTTCAGCTAAATTTTTTGTGGCATTTTACATTCTTATGTGCAGAAACTTAAAAGACATAGCTAAGAATATGGTGAAAATAGTCTAATTACAGCTGGGAAGAGGCATATTTTTTGTGGAATTTGCACATAGATAAAGACTTTCATAGATAATATATTTAAAATACAGAATTTTTTAAATAAATCGAATACTTATTCGGTGAAGGAGGGATAATAAATAACGGTTTTTTCTGTTGGTTCGATCTATTTATGCAGCACGCGCCCTATTAATGTTTTAGAGATCCTATATTTTTGAGGCTTGATAACAAAGGGGTTGATTAATTTGAAAGAGAACCAGGTGGTTTGGGGTTCAAGGATTGGATTTATATTGGCAGCTATGGGAATGGCAGTGGGTACCGGAAATATTTGGAGGTTCCCGCGAATGGTTGCCGAACATGGCGGAGGTTCTTTCTTAATCGGCTGGGCCATTTTTTTATTTGTCTGGTCATTGCCGCTTATCATGGTTGAAATATTCATCGGAAGAAAAACCAGAATGGGAACGATGGGGTCCTTTGGAGAATTTATCGGCAAAAAATTTGCCTGGTTTGGACCTATCATCACGATCGTTTTAGCCGGAATCACATTTTATTATTCTGTAGTAGTGGGCTGGACTTTTAAATACTTCATCTTAGCATTACAGGGAACTTTTACAGAAAAAATTGACTCAGCAGCCCAGTGGGAAAACTTTACGGGTCATGCGGCAGAACCAGTCATTTATCACTTTATTGCAGCTGCCCTTTGTGGAATTGTCGTTTTTATAGGGGTTACAAAGGGAATTGAAAGAATGTCTAAGATATTCCTGCCGCTTTTATTCCTTTTACTCATCTTTACTGCTTTCCGCTCCATCACCTTGCCAGGAGCTATAGAAGGGCTTTCATACATGTTTACACCTCAGTGGGAATATCTAGGGAAAGCATCAACTTGGCTTCAGGCTTTATCACAATCTGCATGGTCAGTCGGTGCTGGCTGGGGATTGTATGCCACCTATGCCATTTATACAAAAAAACGTGATGACATTGCCCAAAATTCGTTAACAGCAGGCCTCGGAAACAACTCAGTCGAATTACTTGCCGGTTTAACCATCATTCCAGCTATCTTTGCTTTAGCACCTTCGCAAGAATATATTACCCAGGCAACAAGTTCAGGCAACACCGGCTTAACCTTTATTTATATGGTAGAATTGATTAGCGTCATGCCGCAGACTTATATCTTTGGCGTTGCATTTTTTGGTGCATTGGCATTTGCAGCTTTTACTTCATTAGTTGCAATGGTTGAATTGATTACTAGAAACCTATCAGACTATGGAATCCGCAGAAACAAAGCAATCCTGCTAACTGTTGTTTTGATTTTTCTTGGCGGGATCCCTTCAGCCATTAATATGAAAGTGTTCAATAACCAGGATTGGGTTTGGGGAGTTGCGTTGCTGCTTTCATGCTTCCTGTATGCGTACGCTGCGATTAAATATGGTGTCGAAAAAATGCGTGACGAAATAAATGAAGTCAGCTTCATTAAGATAAACAAATGGTGGGTTTATTCCATTAAATATTTAATACCCGCTCTGTTTGTCATAGTAACTGGATGGTGGCTATATCAGGGTGTGACATGGTATCCGGACACTTGGTGGAAGCCATTCGAAGAATTCAATGTTGGAACAATAATCCTGCAGCTCGGAATTACTTTCCTGCTTGCATTCGTGCTGCTTCGATTTAATAAAAGATTAAGAAGCTCTGTTAAAGAAGAAGGACTAAACGATCAAGAAACTCCGATTCCTTCAAATACAGACATCAAGGAGGAATTATAATGACTGCATCAGCAATAATTATGATGATCTTAACCTTGGGCTTATTCTGGGGGGGCTTTTCCTATATGGTTTATAGAACCCTTACAACAGACTACGATGACAAATAAGAAAAGCGCAAGGCGCCCGCCTATCGGCGACAAGCTTAAGACAAGCGCTGGCAGAAGGCGTTCTTTGCCTTCAGAAGTGATTGGCTTAAGACCTCGAGCCGATGGCGCCTGGAGCTAGACAGTTATCGAAGTTCTAAATTTTATACATTATTTTAATATTAAAAAAGGTGCCAGGTTCCATCATTTGATGGTTAACCTGGCACCTTTTATTTACTCCGCATGAACATAATGTTTGCTTAATAAATACTTATTTACTTTTCTGCTTACAGTTATTCCGTTCTCTATTGCGCCGTCAATGAAGCCTGCCCAGCCATTTGCATAGGTCGTACCGGCTAAAAACACAGAACCTTCAGGTGTGTTCCACTCTTCATGATAGGCAGTTAACTGTTTGGGTTTCAGCATAGGCCAGGTTTCTTTTGAAAACTCGTCATTGACCCAATCGTGGCCTGTGCTTTCAAGTACTTGTATATCCGGAATCCAGTATTTTAATGCCGCTTCTACCGCTTCCCTGTCGTTCGGATTCAGCTTTGCTGCACTTGGCCCAAAACCGACAAGGATGCTATTGCCATCAGCATACCGATCCAAATGAACTGAATTTAAAAGATAGCTGCCAGGGGCTAATGCATCGAATGGTTCTAATTCTCCTTTTACTTTTGCCCACACTTTAACTCCTTTTGAGGTTTGTCCCTCTCTGGAAGATTCCTGTTTGGCTTCTGAAAGCGCTGGCTGGAACTCAATGTTATTTAGAGTCGTTAATGGCACTGTAACGATCACTGCCTTGGATGCATAACATTCCCCTTCTGCCGTAAAGACTTTAGCAGCTCCATCTTCATGTTCAATTCGTCCAACGATGGCAGATAACTTAATTTCCGCACCACTGTCCGCAGCAATTGATTCGATTAACTTCCTGGTTCCATGTTTTAAGCGGAAGCTCGAGATCATCGCACTGTGAGTATCCCAGTTTCCTTGGGAAAAAGCCCACCAGCGAAATATTTGTGTAACCGCACCTTCTGCAGGATCTCCGCAATAATCCGATGCAATCCAGCCATGCAGCACATCGAATTCCTCTGTTGTTAAATTGATATCTTTTAAGAATTGCTCTCCAGATACATTATCCAAATTCCGGAAACTTTCTGTATGAAGGGGTTCAAATGGAAATGGCATGTGCTTATTGCTTTCCTTCATGACCCTTTCAACAGTTGCTCTAAGCCTTACTTTAAATTCAGCCGCTGATGATGAATAAGTTTTTCCGCCTGTAATCCAATACACTTTTTCTGCTTTTGGCCCTGAAGCCAGTTCGAGCCCATATCGCGTAATTTCAGACCATACATGCGGCTGATGCCAATGAACATATGTACCTCCCATTTCGAGGTCTGACCCTAAACGGTGATCCACCCATGTTCTGCCGCCAAGTCTATCACGCGCCTCCAGGACTAATACTTTTTTGCCCAGCATCTTTAACTCCCTTGCAGCAGTCAATCCGGAGAAACCTGCGCCAATGATAATAACATCATAATTTTTTATATTCATCTTCTTCATTCTCCTCTCAGTTTTATTGAAATAAACTGCAGCACCTTATAGGCGAACTGCAGTTAAAATATTTTTATAGTTCATCCCCCACAGCTGGGGTTACATTCTCTGCATTAATAGGCAATGTGATCTTTTTGCGGGTATACATGAAGTAATAATACACATAGCAAAGGGCTATAAAGCCAAAACCCCAATAAAGAGAGGTTCTCTGTGTAGGATCAAAGGCCATAACTGCAAAGATGGACAGACACATGACAATGCATAAGATCGGGATAAAAGGATATAAAGGCACCTTATATTTTAAATCCTCCACTTTCCCGCCATTTTTCATATATTGTCTGCGGAACCCTATTTGTGCCGCGGCAATGGCCAGCCATGTAAGTGTGCCGCCAATGCCGCTGACAGCCAGCAGAACTACAAATAATGTATCTGCTGCTACATAACTCGTTAATAGTGATAACAGTGCAAAACCAAGAGTCACTAAAAGGGCATATGAAGGCACACCTC includes:
- a CDS encoding ornithine cyclodeaminase family protein is translated as MLVINKETIKELYSMEECIQDVEKAFSYGHRNKTLTPVRMSIPHSKYEAETLYMPSYIEPENYTAVKAVSIFPRNSGGGKPVLQGVILLTDARTGEHVALMDASYLTVLRTGASSGVATKYLARKNSKVCSVLGCGAQAAGQIQAVMSVMELEHIILYNRTIERAEVFKNEIHSLYPDWRGTISIQADANAAAAQSDIVICSTKSSTPIFDGSVLREGTHINAIGSYQAHMQEVDAQTLIRSNKVVVDTMEGAMHEAGDLLVPHKKGEWNTDLIYGEIGEIVCGEKAGREKSSEITFYKSVGVGFLDTMAASKVYRKALSEEKGYSFSL
- a CDS encoding NAD(P)/FAD-dependent oxidoreductase, coding for MTKAIVIGGGIIGLASAFFLRKKGMDVVLINKGEPGAECSSGNMGWVCPSLSDPVPAPGLIKSSLKWMLKRDSPLYIKPSIFPSLSPWLIQFWKYCSEDAYQKGYTAGLELSRNTLRLFDELEQDGSLEFEMHRKGLLFVFLDKSYIDEKLDNYSIVESFGLPAPAAKSKKEVLEMEPALSDAVAGGIYLPSERHVRPETLTKALKDWLISNGAEVLSHTEAMGFIQEGDKISGVKIREKTIEGDHFLVTAGAWAGRVLRQAGLHIPMTAGKGYSITISKPSIQFQQPLYLGDSRVTISPFHDSVRIGGTMELSGLNTNLDQRRIDSLKSSAAQYLRTSVRGDEQAWCGMRPMTPDGLPILGKVPSLNNLFIASGHAMSGISMALSTGSVMSDLITKGKSDIDLTPFRLDRFSSKKTHVNQNKTVNM
- a CDS encoding sodium-dependent transporter — translated: MKENQVVWGSRIGFILAAMGMAVGTGNIWRFPRMVAEHGGGSFLIGWAIFLFVWSLPLIMVEIFIGRKTRMGTMGSFGEFIGKKFAWFGPIITIVLAGITFYYSVVVGWTFKYFILALQGTFTEKIDSAAQWENFTGHAAEPVIYHFIAAALCGIVVFIGVTKGIERMSKIFLPLLFLLLIFTAFRSITLPGAIEGLSYMFTPQWEYLGKASTWLQALSQSAWSVGAGWGLYATYAIYTKKRDDIAQNSLTAGLGNNSVELLAGLTIIPAIFALAPSQEYITQATSSGNTGLTFIYMVELISVMPQTYIFGVAFFGALAFAAFTSLVAMVELITRNLSDYGIRRNKAILLTVVLIFLGGIPSAINMKVFNNQDWVWGVALLLSCFLYAYAAIKYGVEKMRDEINEVSFIKINKWWVYSIKYLIPALFVIVTGWWLYQGVTWYPDTWWKPFEEFNVGTIILQLGITFLLAFVLLRFNKRLRSSVKEEGLNDQETPIPSNTDIKEEL
- a CDS encoding MetS family NSS transporter small subunit, whose protein sequence is MTASAIIMMILTLGLFWGGFSYMVYRTLTTDYDDK
- a CDS encoding flavin monoamine oxidase family protein, translated to MNIKNYDVIIIGAGFSGLTAARELKMLGKKVLVLEARDRLGGRTWVDHRLGSDLEMGGTYVHWHQPHVWSEITRYGLELASGPKAEKVYWITGGKTYSSSAAEFKVRLRATVERVMKESNKHMPFPFEPLHTESFRNLDNVSGEQFLKDINLTTEEFDVLHGWIASDYCGDPAEGAVTQIFRWWAFSQGNWDTHSAMISSFRLKHGTRKLIESIAADSGAEIKLSAIVGRIEHEDGAAKVFTAEGECYASKAVIVTVPLTTLNNIEFQPALSEAKQESSREGQTSKGVKVWAKVKGELEPFDALAPGSYLLNSVHLDRYADGNSILVGFGPSAAKLNPNDREAVEAALKYWIPDIQVLESTGHDWVNDEFSKETWPMLKPKQLTAYHEEWNTPEGSVFLAGTTYANGWAGFIDGAIENGITVSRKVNKYLLSKHYVHAE